A genome region from Neoarius graeffei isolate fNeoGra1 chromosome 21, fNeoGra1.pri, whole genome shotgun sequence includes the following:
- the ppp1r3aa gene encoding protein phosphatase 1 regulatory subunit 3A isoform X2 has product MASCYVEPSILSAWIQDEDEEGKEPKSPQKSSSDESEESEPEPSLACVVRRKVSFADAFGLDLVSVKEFDNRVESTEEREGEEYHLSCIFSIPASDEELKLRLWQNKLELEGIELLPGSTTIRGTVRVLNLSYHKVVYVRVTLDGWQSHFDQQAEYVPGSSDGETDRFSFQLTLMPPFPSDGARVEFCLRYESPAGIFWANNGGMNYVLFCHQRGGRLLKEKEGGKERETEENSQKGKKSCLKAIKKDSFAEVKPMDMSNELSEQESHRSADNKKEKTQHKVESPSRNAFEESYKTLAERQSRRRAAQLAYLQDYFSHRETEVQLGQPSHQEKSKRDLNVVLPMPQHSIPVMADTSSTLQVCSRKEHNRNASLILPEHQIPLPPLDWRSPLDISPPPPSRSDTSEGPMLPNHQIQNMMCPIWGTRYYQCGIPRSLQ; this is encoded by the exons ATGGCTTCCTGCTATGTTGAGCCGTCAATACTCAGTGCTTGGATACAAGATGAGGATGAGGAAGGGAAAGAACCAAAATCCCCACAAAAGAGCTCAAGTGATGAGTCTGAGGAGTCGGAACCTGAGCCATCACTGGCTTGTGTGGTGCGAAGGAAGGTTTCTTTTGCGGACGCCTTTGGCTTGGACTTGGTTTCTGTTAAGGAGTTCGATAACAGAGTTGAGAGTactgaagagagagagggagaggagtaCCACCTGTCCTGCATCTTCAGCATCCCAGCCTCGGATGAGGAGCTGAAGCTCCGGCTTTGGCAGAACAAGCTGGAGCTGGAGGGCATTGAGCTCCTGCCTGGCTCCACCACCATCCGTGGCACTGTCCGTGTGCTTAACCTCTCTTATCACAAGGTTGTATATGTACGCGTTACTTTGGACGGATGGCAAAGCCACTTTGACCAGCAAGCTGAATATGTTCCTGGCTCCAGCGATGGAGAAACAGACCGCTTCTCCTTCCAACTCACCCTCATGCCTCCCTTTCCATCTGATGGGGCACGGGTGGAGTTCTGCCTCCGCTATGAATCCCCCGCTGGAATCTTTTGGGCAAACAATGGAGGTATGAACTATGTGCTGTTCTGCCATCAGAGAGGAGGGAGATtactgaaagagaaggagggagggaaaGAAAGGGAGACTGAAGAAAACAGTCAAAAGGGAAAAAAGAGCTGCTTGAAAGCTATCAA AAAGGACAGTTTTGCTGAGGTGAAGCCCATGGACATGAGCAATGAACTCTCAG aacaaGAGTCACACAGGTCTGCAGATAATAAGAAAGAGAAAACTCAGCACAAAGTGGAAAGTCCATCAAGAAATGCATTTGAGGAGAGTTACAAAACATTG GCTGAAAGACAGAGCAGACGACGAGCAGCTCAGTTGGCATACTTGCAAGACTATTTCTCTCATAGGGAGACAGAAGTCCAGCTAGGTCAACCTTCACATCAAGAAAAATCAAAGAGAGATTTAAATGTGGTGCTACCCATGCCACAACACAGTATTCCAGTGATGGCAGACACCTCTAGTACACTTCAAGTGTGCAGCAGAAAGGAACACAATAGGAATGCATCACTGATTCTACCTGAGCATCAGATTCCTTTACCTCCACTGGACTGGAGATCGCCACTGGACATCTCACCTCCACCTCCCTCTCGTTCAGACACTTCTGAG GGTCCAATGCTTCCCAACCATCAAATCCAGAATATGATGTGTCCAATATGGGGGACAAGATATTATCAGTGTGGAATACCCAGGAGTCTGCAGTGA
- the ppp1r3aa gene encoding uncharacterized protein ppp1r3aa isoform X1, with protein sequence MASCYVEPSILSAWIQDEDEEGKEPKSPQKSSSDESEESEPEPSLACVVRRKVSFADAFGLDLVSVKEFDNRVESTEEREGEEYHLSCIFSIPASDEELKLRLWQNKLELEGIELLPGSTTIRGTVRVLNLSYHKVVYVRVTLDGWQSHFDQQAEYVPGSSDGETDRFSFQLTLMPPFPSDGARVEFCLRYESPAGIFWANNGGMNYVLFCHQRGGRLLKEKEGGKERETEENSQKGKKSCLKAIKKDSFAEVKPMDMSNELSEQESHRSADNKKEKTQHKVESPSRNAFEESYKTLAERQSRRRAAQLAYLQDYFSHRETEVQLGQPSHQEKSKRDLNVVLPMPQHSIPVMADTSSTLQVCSRKEHNRNASLILPEHQIPLPPLDWRSPLDISPPPPSRSDTSEVSSGTRLDVLEKEQTEAVSTELSNDAWKSFLNATDSIDNHNNALNQKCLLCVTGSNASQPSNPEYDVSNMGDKILSVWNTQESAVTSGNGSHQCFVAIETLESDPAKLSQDLDPSHMSEVLSYKYPEKAQISSEPHTVQESESIWAHWRPGVTEAPHDRHTLSERPFSEDESILLTNPGETAHSEDATEALDCKPGHGVLLEECASSTGSLDIGMKMKVAEDTLTFTRIKNKPFTDSRESLERQHIDQRGVPKKKKEHIKEENENASQMNRISLSVYSEEALVVRRSSLQEDNEKPSHLKDGNTEIWISSRTSVMCDEGEPYKQTECLDRGEKETVCYDLVKKGFSNSSEQQGEEISSVKNIADRESENDLKAEGQSIYGRQHEGDDDKDKELYKLLSSPETCPHTPNLCITSHTSHPSGHFVWIESVSEGELLLFPSPHKGFESEETLRYRVAQDLQDPDVETEFLPVRPFSRTASPSLGTMSSWLLVCWAITSTLSYITGALVCAILFVIFVTAYLHDLPVCLAIYLLSACWWCRQGMKKRATTTDSED encoded by the exons ATGGCTTCCTGCTATGTTGAGCCGTCAATACTCAGTGCTTGGATACAAGATGAGGATGAGGAAGGGAAAGAACCAAAATCCCCACAAAAGAGCTCAAGTGATGAGTCTGAGGAGTCGGAACCTGAGCCATCACTGGCTTGTGTGGTGCGAAGGAAGGTTTCTTTTGCGGACGCCTTTGGCTTGGACTTGGTTTCTGTTAAGGAGTTCGATAACAGAGTTGAGAGTactgaagagagagagggagaggagtaCCACCTGTCCTGCATCTTCAGCATCCCAGCCTCGGATGAGGAGCTGAAGCTCCGGCTTTGGCAGAACAAGCTGGAGCTGGAGGGCATTGAGCTCCTGCCTGGCTCCACCACCATCCGTGGCACTGTCCGTGTGCTTAACCTCTCTTATCACAAGGTTGTATATGTACGCGTTACTTTGGACGGATGGCAAAGCCACTTTGACCAGCAAGCTGAATATGTTCCTGGCTCCAGCGATGGAGAAACAGACCGCTTCTCCTTCCAACTCACCCTCATGCCTCCCTTTCCATCTGATGGGGCACGGGTGGAGTTCTGCCTCCGCTATGAATCCCCCGCTGGAATCTTTTGGGCAAACAATGGAGGTATGAACTATGTGCTGTTCTGCCATCAGAGAGGAGGGAGATtactgaaagagaaggagggagggaaaGAAAGGGAGACTGAAGAAAACAGTCAAAAGGGAAAAAAGAGCTGCTTGAAAGCTATCAA AAAGGACAGTTTTGCTGAGGTGAAGCCCATGGACATGAGCAATGAACTCTCAG aacaaGAGTCACACAGGTCTGCAGATAATAAGAAAGAGAAAACTCAGCACAAAGTGGAAAGTCCATCAAGAAATGCATTTGAGGAGAGTTACAAAACATTG GCTGAAAGACAGAGCAGACGACGAGCAGCTCAGTTGGCATACTTGCAAGACTATTTCTCTCATAGGGAGACAGAAGTCCAGCTAGGTCAACCTTCACATCAAGAAAAATCAAAGAGAGATTTAAATGTGGTGCTACCCATGCCACAACACAGTATTCCAGTGATGGCAGACACCTCTAGTACACTTCAAGTGTGCAGCAGAAAGGAACACAATAGGAATGCATCACTGATTCTACCTGAGCATCAGATTCCTTTACCTCCACTGGACTGGAGATCGCCACTGGACATCTCACCTCCACCTCCCTCTCGTTCAGACACTTCTGAGGTCAGTAGTGGAACAAGGCTGGATGTTCTTGAGAAAGAACAAACAGAGGCTGTGTCAACAGAGTTGTCAAATGATGCCTGGAAATCTTTCCTCAATGCAACAGATAGCATAGACAACCACAACAATGCTTTGAACCAAAAGTGCTTGCTTTGTGTCACAGGGTCCAATGCTTCCCAACCATCAAATCCAGAATATGATGTGTCCAATATGGGGGACAAGATATTATCAGTGTGGAATACCCAGGAGTCTGCAGTGACCAGTGGGAATGGATCACACCAGTGCTTTGTAGCAATAGAAACTCTAGAGTCTGATCCTGCTAAACTGTCACAAGATCTTGATCCCAGTCATATGAGTGAAGTGTTGAGTTATAAGTATCCTGAAAAGGCACAGATCAGTTCTGAACCACACACTGTCCAGGAATCAGAATCAATCTGGGCTCATTGGAGGCCTGGTGTCACTGAGGCCCCACATGACAGACACACACTTAGTGAAAGGCCTTTTAGTGAAGACGAGTCCATACTGTTAACCAATCCAGGAGAGACAGCCCATTCTGAGGATGCCACAGAGGCACTGGATTGCAAACCAGGACATGGAGTCTTGCTTGAAGAATGTGCAAGCAGTACAGGGTCGTTAGACATAGGAATGAAGATGAAAGTAGCTGAGGACACTTTGACATTTACCAGGATTAAGAATAAACCCTTTACAGACAGTAGGGAGTCTTTAGAAAGACAACATATAGATCAACGTGGAGtaccaaagaaaaagaaagaacataTCAAGGAAGAAAATGAGAATGCATCCCAAATGAATAGGATATCTTTGAGTGTGTATTCTGAAGAAGCTTTAGTGGTACGAAGAAGCAGCTTGCAAGAGGATAATGAGAAACCATCCCATTTAAAAGACGGGAACACAGAAATATGGATTTCATCGAGGACAAGTGTGATGTGTGATGAAGGTGAACCATATAAACAGACTGAATGTCTTGATAGGGGAGAAAAGGAGACTGTGTGTTATGATTTGGTGAAAAAGGGATTCTCTAATTCCAGtgagcagcaaggagaagaaatATCCTCTGTCAAAAATATAGCTGATAGAGAAAGTGAAAATGATTTAAAGGCTGAGGGTCAGAGCATATATGGAAGGCAGCATGAGGGTGATGACGACAAAGACAAGGAACTATACAAACTTCTAAGTTCCCCTGAAACTTGTCCACATACACCCAATCTATGTATAACCAGCCACACCAGTCATCCATCTGGGCATTTCGTCTGGATAGAATCTGTAAGTGAGGGTGAGCTTCTTCTTTTTCCATCCCCTCACAAGGGTTTTGAGAGTGAGGAGACTCTGAGGTATAGAGTAGCtcaggaccttcaggatccagatGTGGAGACTGAGTTTCTTCCAGTTCGTCCATTCTCCAGGACCGCTTCCCCATCACTGGGCACAATGTCCAGCTGGCTGCTGGTGTGCTGGGCCATAACCTCTACTCTGAGCTACATCACTGGGGCCCTTGTGTGTGCCATCCTGTTTGTGATCTTTGTAACTGCTTATTTGCATGACCTCCCAGTTTGCCTGGCTATTTACCTCTTGTCTGCATGCTGGTGGTGTAGACAGGGCATGAAAAAGCGTGCGACCACCACTGACAGTGAGGACTGA